The following are encoded in a window of Ignicoccus islandicus DSM 13165 genomic DNA:
- the pth2 gene encoding peptidyl-tRNA hydrolase Pth2, producing MKFKQSIVVRTDLKMGRGKIAAQVAHASCEAVFIALERAIWREWVHKWRMEGQKKVVLKASSESELLELYSKALKKGLPCSLIRDAGLTQLPPNTLTAIAIGPAPEEMVNELTSHLKLL from the coding sequence ATGAAATTCAAGCAATCTATTGTAGTGAGAACGGATCTTAAAATGGGAAGAGGAAAAATAGCGGCTCAAGTAGCACACGCTTCATGCGAAGCAGTTTTTATCGCATTAGAACGTGCTATATGGCGTGAATGGGTTCATAAATGGAGAATGGAAGGCCAGAAGAAGGTTGTTTTAAAAGCTTCTTCTGAAAGCGAATTATTAGAATTGTATAGTAAAGCTCTTAAGAAAGGTCTACCATGCTCTCTTATTAGAGATGCTGGTCTTACTCAGTTACCACCTAACACCTTGACAGCTATAGCTATAGGTCCAGCACCGGAGGAAATGGTTAACGAGTTGACGTCTCACTTAAAATTACTTTAA
- a CDS encoding putative RNA uridine N3 methyltransferase, whose amino-acid sequence MPRCPYRQLHISIPSDALSTYPSLREKTLVAGFIARAIAASRSERVAIYHTASDNGLDVLISILKYLAEPVYLRKKLFPLKPELKYVGILPPLNIPSLNEGFRDKESSALVKVGLIVDCRKGSRAIIDIGEEKEVVVQYDKCRKGNTVMVLIKENDELVVLPRKYGIWHGTYWGYKVTVYKDLNKLIDEYRKKKFKVIGTSRYGEWPGRLREIIRPDSKVIIIFGSPSEGLLEKVDGNVFDVLVNTFPCQGVKSIRLEEAIWSTLALYSSLEYGL is encoded by the coding sequence TTGCCTAGATGTCCTTACAGGCAATTACATATCTCAATACCGAGCGATGCCCTGTCGACATACCCCTCATTAAGAGAAAAAACCTTAGTAGCTGGATTCATTGCACGAGCTATTGCAGCTTCGCGATCGGAAAGAGTTGCTATATATCATACGGCTTCAGATAACGGTTTAGATGTTCTAATCTCCATTCTGAAATATCTAGCTGAGCCTGTATACCTTAGGAAGAAACTCTTTCCGCTCAAACCAGAGCTTAAGTATGTGGGAATATTACCACCACTAAATATACCTAGTCTAAATGAAGGATTTAGGGATAAGGAAAGCTCAGCGCTCGTTAAAGTTGGATTAATTGTTGACTGTCGAAAGGGATCTAGAGCAATAATAGACATTGGAGAAGAAAAGGAAGTGGTAGTACAATACGATAAATGCAGAAAAGGAAATACCGTTATGGTATTAATAAAGGAGAATGATGAGCTGGTCGTCCTCCCTAGGAAATATGGAATTTGGCATGGCACGTATTGGGGCTATAAGGTTACAGTGTATAAAGATCTAAACAAACTTATCGATGAATACAGGAAAAAGAAGTTCAAGGTAATTGGAACCTCGAGATACGGTGAATGGCCAGGGAGATTGAGAGAAATCATAAGACCAGACTCTAAGGTAATTATAATCTTCGGTTCACCCTCGGAAGGTTTATTAGAAAAAGTTGATGGAAATGTGTTTGACGTTCTCGTAAACACGTTCCCTTGCCAAGGAGTTAAGTCAATTAGACTCGAAGAAGCGATTTGGAGTACGCTAGCTCTCTATTCTTCTCTTGAGTACGGATTATAG
- a CDS encoding P-loop NTPase produces the protein MILFFGKKKKKREDTVIVGVEKDNVFGTMSPKGGVGKTSITVEVASLITLKDMSVALVDWDLWSPRLTSRLIGVNEGPGLLELLLGEAEPDEVLRNVDFTTTSGKLIRFKVVPASDKEALTKGLMKRLATELEEKYDEIKERAINLSNYLASTTDIVFNDYPVPSGPAPAPFHKIAASATHWLNIVIDAVPTTAEYAARYVEMFYPTLPIFIVFVNMIRPVHHEYSAAVARAPELCKKFAAKYVAFVPFDGKLYDVKVSGAAPPASINYKPTESDALKVLRDAAMKIARRENPAGCVALHLKVL, from the coding sequence ATGATACTATTCTTCGGTAAGAAGAAGAAAAAGAGAGAAGATACTGTCATTGTAGGGGTAGAGAAGGATAACGTCTTCGGAACTATGAGTCCTAAAGGAGGAGTTGGAAAAACTAGCATAACTGTTGAAGTAGCATCATTAATTACACTCAAGGATATGTCAGTTGCACTAGTTGACTGGGATCTGTGGTCTCCTAGGCTCACGAGCAGGTTAATTGGAGTAAACGAAGGTCCTGGCCTCTTAGAACTCCTCTTAGGTGAAGCAGAGCCTGACGAGGTACTCAGAAACGTCGATTTCACTACGACCTCCGGTAAATTAATTCGATTCAAAGTTGTGCCTGCTTCCGATAAAGAGGCGTTAACCAAGGGCTTAATGAAGAGGTTAGCAACTGAATTGGAAGAAAAGTACGATGAGATAAAGGAAAGAGCAATTAATCTCTCGAATTACTTAGCTAGTACCACTGACATCGTCTTTAATGATTATCCCGTACCAAGCGGCCCAGCTCCAGCTCCCTTCCATAAAATTGCAGCTAGCGCCACCCATTGGCTAAATATAGTCATAGATGCTGTCCCAACAACTGCGGAGTACGCGGCAAGATACGTAGAGATGTTCTACCCAACTCTCCCGATATTCATCGTATTCGTAAACATGATAAGACCAGTTCATCACGAATATAGCGCGGCTGTTGCGAGAGCACCCGAGCTATGTAAGAAGTTCGCTGCTAAGTACGTAGCCTTCGTTCCATTCGACGGTAAGCTTTACGACGTAAAAGTATCTGGGGCAGCTCCCCCAGCAAGTATAAACTATAAGCCCACGGAGTCTGACGCTCTAAAAGTACTTCGAGATGCTGCTATGAAGATAGCGCGTAGAGAGAACCCAGCTGGATGCGTTGCATTACACTTGAAAGTACTCTAA
- a CDS encoding MarR family transcriptional regulator, protein MLRFYVKRYEPDDLFEKLVFERIIKEKGNGRVFVVGSYGLGKSTFLNYWRRELDLPYPKSPLEASVKKNIPIVVKTTYDENLQKFLYNMLKGLERGFKKPGWIYFVGVNQEYEKVFKYLSQVVENVLTRFERFGKVDLDTLKSALSFVIDNTSIPLIFMIDGFAFSDSFEQLAFWFDQLLQGQNKATFIITILPDHLQNFRMKYPHVVSKFIEIRIPGYNFQEVKHVFLKRLEGYSKPDNKFYPFREEWIEEIWSHFPILRDTIKVAQRALTYAAKEGEMTKKHIELAIREAERAMETTILFELDELDRMILKALAILGEAGPSDVTKWLKEQGYEVAKSTIHYRLKEPLLKKGLVERVSNTKSKRRSKYRVADRRLIELLKYL, encoded by the coding sequence ATGTTAAGATTTTACGTAAAGAGATATGAACCAGACGACTTATTCGAGAAATTGGTTTTCGAAAGAATTATTAAGGAAAAAGGGAACGGAAGAGTATTCGTTGTAGGAAGTTATGGCTTAGGCAAATCAACCTTCTTGAACTATTGGAGAAGAGAGTTAGATTTACCATATCCGAAATCACCACTTGAAGCATCTGTAAAGAAGAACATACCAATCGTTGTAAAGACCACATATGATGAGAATCTACAGAAGTTCTTATATAACATGCTCAAAGGCTTGGAAAGGGGTTTCAAGAAACCAGGCTGGATATACTTTGTAGGAGTTAACCAAGAATATGAGAAGGTATTCAAATATCTTTCACAAGTCGTCGAGAACGTCCTCACGAGATTCGAGAGATTTGGAAAGGTTGATCTAGATACGTTGAAATCTGCGCTAAGCTTCGTTATAGATAATACTTCAATACCATTAATCTTTATGATTGATGGATTTGCTTTCTCGGACTCATTCGAACAGTTAGCTTTTTGGTTTGATCAACTCCTCCAAGGCCAAAACAAAGCTACTTTCATAATAACAATTCTCCCGGACCATTTACAAAACTTTAGAATGAAGTATCCCCATGTGGTAAGTAAGTTTATAGAAATTCGTATACCCGGATACAATTTCCAAGAAGTAAAACACGTATTCCTAAAGAGATTAGAGGGATATTCCAAGCCTGATAACAAATTTTATCCATTTAGAGAAGAATGGATTGAAGAAATATGGAGTCATTTCCCTATCCTAAGAGACACGATTAAAGTTGCACAAAGAGCACTAACATATGCAGCCAAAGAAGGCGAAATGACGAAGAAACACATTGAGTTAGCAATTAGAGAGGCCGAAAGGGCTATGGAAACTACAATATTGTTTGAATTAGACGAGTTGGATAGAATGATCTTGAAAGCTTTGGCTATTCTCGGTGAGGCCGGGCCTAGCGACGTCACTAAATGGTTAAAGGAACAAGGCTACGAGGTTGCGAAAAGCACGATACACTATAGGTTAAAGGAGCCTCTCTTAAAGAAGGGACTCGTAGAAAGGGTTTCCAATACGAAATCTAAGAGGAGAAGTAAATACAGGGTCGCGGATAGACGTTTAATAGAATTGCTCAAATACCTTTGA
- a CDS encoding DNA double-strand break repair nuclease NurA, which produces MAFKFINESANEEERRYKGILADAIAFRRKHVHRNFLKEVIERHRDDFDKLWIDQSDMDTDLKLKVSSLSAVDGSKCNQKLQAYPIFAVRAVSIPFSKNGNTLPIILEKMDVLIPHEKYEDRTILYMEGLEAEIHGFTVDRLRSIELMLMDGMFSVASRCKEVLEKYGCEPFDGGLVELLDYIKSNNLDAGTAIKIECGWKKNLYKEVAERANNVLTIYVGKSFLSNELFGDNILTDIGIINILAKDKVGMTKPQRITTVVGCKKYRKEVTLTRSYMKLSKNGAPLTVEVIGSYDEVEMNKIFNFLRRTSLKGYPLPLTQAHRKSKISNAECDLILSRALPTFVSELIRTGREAL; this is translated from the coding sequence GTGGCTTTTAAGTTCATCAACGAGTCTGCCAACGAAGAAGAGAGACGATACAAGGGCATATTAGCTGATGCCATCGCTTTTCGAAGAAAGCACGTCCATAGGAATTTCCTAAAGGAAGTAATTGAGAGACATAGGGACGATTTCGATAAATTGTGGATAGATCAGAGCGATATGGATACTGACTTAAAGCTAAAAGTGTCATCTCTTAGCGCAGTTGATGGTTCTAAATGTAATCAAAAACTTCAAGCCTATCCAATTTTCGCTGTAAGGGCAGTATCGATACCATTTTCAAAAAATGGAAATACCTTACCTATTATATTAGAGAAAATGGATGTATTAATACCCCATGAGAAGTATGAAGATAGAACGATACTCTATATGGAAGGATTAGAAGCTGAAATACATGGCTTCACAGTGGATCGATTAAGAAGTATTGAATTAATGTTAATGGATGGTATGTTCAGCGTAGCAAGTAGATGCAAAGAAGTCTTAGAGAAATATGGTTGCGAGCCCTTCGATGGAGGGCTAGTTGAACTTCTAGATTACATAAAATCTAATAACTTAGATGCGGGTACAGCGATAAAAATAGAATGCGGATGGAAGAAAAACTTATATAAAGAAGTAGCCGAACGGGCAAATAACGTACTAACCATATATGTTGGAAAGTCGTTTCTAAGTAACGAGCTCTTTGGGGACAACATCTTAACGGATATTGGAATTATAAATATCTTGGCTAAAGATAAGGTTGGTATGACTAAACCACAGAGGATAACAACGGTCGTAGGTTGTAAGAAATACAGGAAAGAGGTTACACTTACTAGATCCTATATGAAGCTCTCGAAGAACGGCGCTCCACTAACGGTCGAAGTTATAGGTAGTTACGATGAAGTCGAAATGAACAAGATATTTAACTTTCTAAGGCGAACCTCTTTGAAAGGCTATCCACTACCACTAACTCAAGCCCACAGGAAAAGCAAAATAAGTAACGCTGAATGCGATTTAATACTTAGTAGGGCATTACCCACATTCGTTTCAGAGTTAATTAGAACCGGAAGGGAAGCCCTTTAA
- a CDS encoding methionine synthase: MSNAYKIPKVLPTTVVGSYPKFPEAKKALKLYEKGEISEEEFEQLIKEAIRKAVEDQIEAGIDIISDGEQRREDMEVYFAERLEGFVVGNNPEDWVRIFDNVHYRKPIVVGKIAWKGPMTLTDWKYATEFSQGRPVKAIITGPYTMADWAFDNYYGDKRELIIDLAKALQKELKILYEAGARFLQVDEPALSTHPYKDDIEIAKEALSIVFSGMEDAKKIVHICHGRVEKLFPDILDYPVDQFDLEFVNNNFKLLEAIKEYDYASSGKELGYGVIDIHSKKVETKDFIKNAIYRVLEIMPPEKVYVKPDCGLKILGDRDIAFKKMKVMVEATKEVRKELGYDES, translated from the coding sequence GTGAGTAACGCATATAAAATACCCAAAGTACTACCGACCACTGTTGTCGGAAGCTATCCAAAGTTTCCCGAAGCTAAGAAAGCGTTAAAATTATATGAGAAAGGCGAAATAAGTGAGGAAGAATTCGAACAACTCATTAAGGAAGCGATAAGAAAGGCAGTTGAAGACCAGATTGAAGCAGGAATAGACATAATCTCTGATGGTGAGCAAAGAAGGGAAGATATGGAAGTTTACTTTGCAGAGCGTCTTGAGGGATTCGTGGTCGGAAACAATCCTGAAGATTGGGTTAGAATATTCGATAATGTACATTATAGGAAACCCATAGTAGTTGGTAAAATTGCTTGGAAAGGACCTATGACCTTAACCGATTGGAAATATGCAACCGAATTCTCTCAAGGGAGACCCGTAAAGGCTATAATAACCGGGCCGTATACCATGGCTGACTGGGCCTTCGATAATTACTATGGCGACAAAAGGGAACTAATAATTGATTTGGCTAAAGCTCTACAGAAAGAGCTGAAAATTCTCTACGAAGCCGGAGCTAGATTCCTTCAAGTTGACGAACCGGCCTTATCAACCCATCCCTACAAAGACGATATTGAAATAGCAAAGGAAGCGCTTTCCATAGTCTTTAGCGGAATGGAGGATGCTAAGAAAATAGTACATATATGCCATGGAAGAGTAGAGAAGTTATTCCCAGATATTCTAGATTATCCTGTTGATCAATTCGATTTAGAATTCGTAAATAACAACTTCAAATTACTTGAGGCAATAAAGGAATATGATTACGCATCTAGCGGAAAAGAGCTCGGGTACGGAGTAATAGACATTCACTCGAAAAAGGTCGAAACTAAGGATTTCATAAAGAACGCAATTTATAGAGTACTTGAAATTATGCCACCAGAGAAGGTCTACGTCAAACCCGATTGCGGTTTAAAAATACTGGGTGATAGGGACATAGCCTTCAAGAAAATGAAGGTGATGGTAGAAGCTACAAAGGAGGTTAGAAAGGAACTCGGGTACGACGAAAGTTAA
- a CDS encoding class I SAM-dependent methyltransferase, translating to MDVSMNKEGVAKPKLITRILRAIYPLHDDVVAKAFIKAGLYRKALELLPPYWKRIVDLGCGTGRTFEVVEEGKVVVGLDLTLDFLKIAKTRHRQKPFDLVYGTATHLPFRSNSFDGVLTYTMMHHLTYDEKLRTLSEIARVSDTYVFGEVGKKLCWSSILLKMIGSKGLISKDVFEKVGLRIEVWEDPKSFCLIIGKASRLRKE from the coding sequence TTGGACGTTTCAATGAATAAAGAAGGGGTTGCTAAACCTAAGCTAATAACTAGAATATTAAGAGCGATCTACCCATTACATGACGACGTTGTCGCTAAGGCATTCATTAAGGCAGGCCTGTATCGAAAGGCACTAGAACTTCTACCTCCTTATTGGAAAAGAATAGTAGACTTGGGATGTGGAACTGGAAGGACGTTTGAAGTTGTGGAAGAAGGGAAAGTAGTAGTTGGTTTGGACTTAACCTTAGATTTTCTTAAAATAGCAAAAACTCGCCATCGACAAAAACCATTTGATTTGGTATATGGCACAGCTACCCACTTACCCTTCAGATCTAACTCATTTGATGGAGTTCTAACCTATACTATGATGCATCATTTAACATATGATGAGAAGCTAAGGACCCTTAGCGAGATAGCCCGTGTAAGCGATACATACGTCTTCGGGGAAGTAGGAAAGAAGCTTTGTTGGAGTTCGATATTATTGAAAATGATTGGTTCGAAAGGTTTGATATCCAAGGACGTTTTCGAGAAAGTCGGATTGAGAATAGAAGTTTGGGAGGATCCGAAGTCATTTTGTCTAATAATAGGAAAAGCGAGCAGATTAAGAAAGGAATAA
- the asd gene encoding aspartate-semialdehyde dehydrogenase — protein MMDKVKVAVLGSTGMAGQWFASLLENHPYFEVVALGASKRSAGKKYKEVVKWIIPKPFPEKFKDYVVFDASNPDQLTEKVDLIFSALPSEVAADIELKYLKKGIPVVSNASPFRLEPDVPLMNPEVNSEHLELLKYQTRWGAKLVKNPNCTTAVLTLPLKPILDEFGIEEISVVTMQAISGAGFAGLPAYSIVDNIIPYISKEEYKVKVESVKILGKLENGKIKPSKFSIEATTTRVPVLDSHTEVIYIKPKRSVDANLVKDVLVEFRSRPQELSLPTAPPSPIIVREEEDRPQPRLDRYNGNGMSVTVGRIEVMESGRIRMVAVGHNLLRGASGVSLLTAELMLKEGYI, from the coding sequence ATTATGGATAAGGTAAAAGTCGCCGTTCTAGGATCCACTGGAATGGCCGGTCAATGGTTCGCGAGTCTTCTCGAAAACCATCCATATTTCGAAGTGGTTGCACTAGGCGCTTCTAAGAGATCAGCTGGTAAGAAATATAAAGAGGTAGTAAAGTGGATTATACCAAAACCTTTCCCCGAGAAGTTCAAGGACTATGTCGTTTTCGATGCAAGTAATCCTGATCAACTTACGGAAAAGGTGGATCTCATATTCTCCGCATTACCTAGTGAGGTTGCAGCTGATATAGAGCTAAAGTATCTCAAGAAAGGGATACCAGTCGTTTCGAATGCCTCGCCCTTTAGACTTGAACCTGACGTTCCCCTTATGAACCCTGAGGTCAATAGTGAACATCTAGAACTCTTGAAATATCAAACGCGATGGGGTGCGAAACTCGTTAAAAATCCAAACTGTACCACAGCCGTGTTAACTCTACCTCTAAAGCCTATCTTAGATGAGTTCGGGATAGAGGAAATTAGCGTTGTAACTATGCAAGCGATTAGCGGTGCGGGATTCGCAGGTCTTCCAGCATATTCGATAGTAGACAATATAATACCCTATATTTCCAAAGAAGAATATAAAGTGAAAGTTGAGAGCGTTAAGATTTTAGGGAAACTAGAGAATGGAAAAATCAAGCCATCCAAATTCTCTATAGAGGCTACTACAACTAGAGTACCAGTTTTGGATTCACATACTGAAGTCATCTATATTAAACCCAAGAGGAGCGTCGATGCTAACCTCGTTAAAGACGTTCTCGTGGAATTCAGATCCAGACCGCAAGAGCTTTCGTTACCTACAGCTCCGCCTTCACCTATAATAGTAAGGGAAGAGGAAGATAGACCACAACCTCGATTAGATCGCTATAATGGAAATGGTATGTCAGTGACTGTGGGACGTATAGAGGTTATGGAAAGCGGGAGAATTAGAATGGTCGCGGTCGGCCATAACTTATTGCGTGGAGCATCGGGCGTAAGCCTACTTACTGCCGAGCTAATGCTCAAAGAAGGATATATATGA
- a CDS encoding phosphoadenosine phosphosulfate reductase family protein — translation MVSTKKRWRIRTNIVWDVDKNVPVFKDTCWDCNYVELPMTDPGDARPSFDSDRDLLAKTLEEEFGAGKYLNEIIGSGSFLVNKGAGLDDFREIFSRGTIVGKLYWDIIKRRWRFRPSYSAAKIMVEKGVIRKVTVLDYPKEGSNISGNCEVDEHVALVLNGEPIGIGYCRSNGRIRVVTTFPKELYGREPFPAPDIPTNIHDWIKENELRIRMMTSQSEKFLYQMIEKVKKPVTVSFSGGKDSLVSLHLTLKFVTPTVIFNNTGIELPETIETVRKVASKYNLEIVVADAGDDFWHAVKMVGPPARDFRWCCKVTKLVPMAKLAKEKWPDGALNVVGQRAFESIERSKSPRVWRNKWFPHILNISPIHEWTQLDVWFYIYKNNLVELVNPLYFKGFERIGCFMCPASPLAEFETTRSVHPELMERWEKELKIWKDRLNLPEEWITYGLWRWLSPSSRKKSLMRTVGIEYDVWIEYKGRLHPPIIEKKVGDGFVRLKFLSNISHSLSDQESIIGKKRDGKLNAEGYSVTYKENVIEIEGENAIEGAIEVSALIYRWFKCMRCKSCEVWCPTGSIKVTTRPKVNAETCISCKLCLIECPMYDPFSDRIVSAVLLDRFDGWRRSTKPLRKEVLKELKKTFSKPVGEPPVTDDAAELGGL, via the coding sequence TTGGTAAGTACCAAAAAGAGATGGCGGATCAGAACGAACATAGTATGGGACGTAGACAAGAACGTTCCTGTATTTAAAGATACATGTTGGGATTGTAATTACGTAGAACTTCCAATGACGGACCCCGGTGACGCTAGACCTTCTTTTGATAGTGATCGAGACCTCCTCGCTAAGACTCTAGAAGAAGAGTTTGGTGCTGGAAAGTACCTAAATGAAATAATCGGTAGCGGATCTTTTCTTGTAAATAAAGGGGCAGGATTAGACGATTTCAGAGAGATTTTTAGTCGCGGAACTATAGTTGGAAAGCTCTATTGGGATATTATCAAGAGAAGATGGCGTTTCCGGCCTAGTTACTCAGCAGCGAAGATTATGGTTGAGAAGGGAGTAATACGAAAGGTAACGGTTCTCGACTATCCTAAAGAAGGTTCCAATATAAGTGGTAATTGTGAAGTCGACGAACACGTAGCACTAGTACTCAATGGCGAACCAATTGGAATAGGGTATTGTCGTAGCAATGGAAGAATTAGAGTAGTAACTACTTTCCCCAAGGAATTGTATGGTCGGGAACCGTTCCCAGCGCCTGACATACCTACCAATATTCACGATTGGATTAAGGAGAATGAATTAAGAATAAGAATGATGACCTCTCAATCAGAAAAGTTCCTATATCAAATGATCGAAAAAGTAAAGAAACCAGTCACGGTGTCGTTCTCTGGAGGTAAAGATAGCTTAGTCTCTCTTCATCTCACGTTAAAGTTCGTGACTCCCACAGTAATATTTAATAATACTGGGATAGAGTTACCCGAAACTATAGAAACAGTACGCAAGGTCGCATCGAAATATAATCTCGAAATAGTAGTCGCTGACGCTGGAGATGATTTTTGGCATGCTGTAAAAATGGTTGGTCCGCCTGCTAGGGATTTCAGATGGTGTTGTAAGGTAACCAAACTCGTTCCAATGGCTAAATTGGCAAAGGAAAAGTGGCCTGATGGTGCATTAAACGTAGTGGGTCAGAGAGCGTTTGAGAGTATTGAAAGGTCGAAATCACCTAGAGTATGGAGAAACAAGTGGTTCCCTCATATATTAAATATATCACCGATACATGAATGGACGCAATTGGACGTATGGTTCTATATATATAAGAATAACTTGGTTGAGTTAGTAAATCCTCTCTATTTCAAAGGATTTGAAAGAATAGGGTGCTTCATGTGTCCTGCGAGTCCATTGGCGGAGTTCGAAACGACCAGAAGCGTACACCCAGAGTTGATGGAACGTTGGGAAAAAGAGTTAAAGATATGGAAAGACAGGCTAAACTTACCAGAAGAATGGATAACCTATGGTTTATGGCGTTGGCTTTCGCCTTCTTCAAGGAAAAAGTCATTAATGAGAACAGTCGGTATCGAATATGATGTTTGGATAGAATATAAAGGTAGACTTCATCCACCAATTATTGAGAAGAAGGTTGGCGATGGTTTTGTTCGCTTGAAATTTCTTTCGAATATTTCCCATTCTTTATCCGACCAGGAGAGCATTATTGGTAAGAAAAGAGATGGTAAATTGAATGCAGAGGGTTACTCAGTTACATATAAAGAGAATGTAATTGAGATCGAAGGCGAAAATGCCATAGAGGGTGCAATAGAAGTCTCTGCATTGATATACAGATGGTTCAAATGTATGAGATGCAAGAGTTGTGAAGTATGGTGTCCAACTGGTTCGATCAAAGTGACTACGCGTCCAAAGGTTAACGCTGAAACGTGCATAAGTTGTAAGTTGTGCTTAATTGAGTGCCCCATGTACGACCCGTTCTCAGACAGAATAGTTTCCGCTGTTCTACTAGATAGGTTCGACGGTTGGAGGAGGAGCACGAAACCCCTTAGAAAGGAAGTACTGAAAGAATTGAAAAAGACCTTTTCGAAGCCCGTTGGTGAGCCACCCGTTACTGATGACGCTGCAGAATTAGGAGGTTTATAG
- a CDS encoding M17 family metallopeptidase codes for MKSFRVSVVDLRDVDDPYPIITGTALTSWQFDKYKSNKKERRIYFVVDNCERGEVKRALLHSEAQMFARELASEPPNQLNPSTFPKLVMDQAKGLPIDVTVLDQDDLKKEGLELLLAVGKGSDIPPKLLILHYDGEGRRVGLVGKGVTFDSGGYNLKPANYMKNMHADMSGAAVAAAATIWAAKLGLKVKLTTIVPLAENLVSGRAYKMEDVIRSYSGKYVHIGNTDAEGRLILADALTYIKKFSPQVTFTLATLTGAQIIALGYDIAALYSTSDDYAKLIEEASKYTGELVWRMPLYEKYRSDLDHPVADMTNISSKRQAGSIIGALFLKEFAPDPWVYLDIAGPAMAHEANVRWASPYPTGWGTRLMLKSFESI; via the coding sequence TTGAAAAGCTTCAGGGTTTCGGTAGTTGATTTGCGAGATGTGGATGATCCCTACCCCATCATCACGGGTACTGCACTAACTTCATGGCAGTTCGATAAGTATAAATCCAATAAAAAGGAACGAAGAATATATTTCGTCGTAGATAACTGCGAGAGAGGTGAAGTTAAGAGAGCATTGCTTCATTCAGAAGCACAGATGTTCGCAAGAGAACTAGCATCGGAACCTCCTAACCAACTCAACCCTTCAACCTTTCCTAAATTAGTAATGGATCAAGCGAAGGGTTTACCTATAGACGTTACGGTGTTAGATCAAGATGATCTCAAAAAAGAGGGGTTAGAGTTACTACTAGCAGTAGGCAAGGGCTCCGACATACCACCGAAGTTACTGATACTTCACTATGATGGAGAAGGAAGAAGGGTAGGGCTGGTAGGAAAGGGAGTTACCTTCGATTCTGGAGGTTACAACCTGAAGCCCGCGAACTATATGAAGAATATGCATGCTGATATGTCAGGCGCTGCTGTCGCTGCGGCAGCAACTATCTGGGCAGCCAAACTAGGCTTGAAAGTGAAGCTAACTACCATCGTTCCCTTAGCTGAAAACCTCGTTTCTGGTAGGGCATATAAGATGGAAGACGTGATAAGGAGCTATTCTGGAAAATACGTACATATAGGCAATACTGACGCTGAAGGAAGACTTATACTGGCTGATGCCCTAACTTACATCAAGAAATTCTCTCCTCAAGTCACTTTTACCCTGGCAACGTTAACTGGCGCGCAAATAATCGCTCTAGGTTACGATATTGCAGCATTATACTCAACCTCCGACGACTACGCTAAACTAATTGAAGAGGCATCTAAGTACACAGGCGAACTCGTCTGGAGAATGCCTCTCTACGAAAAATATAGGAGCGACTTAGATCATCCAGTTGCTGATATGACCAACATTTCATCTAAGAGACAAGCTGGAAGTATCATAGGTGCGTTATTCTTGAAAGAGTTTGCTCCAGACCCATGGGTCTACCTCGATATAGCGGGACCAGCCATGGCCCACGAAGCTAACGTAAGGTGGGCCTCGCCCTATCCGACGGGTTGGGGTACACGACTTATGCTAAAGTCGTTTGAATCAATATAA